Proteins encoded in a region of the Podospora pseudopauciseta strain CBS 411.78 chromosome 6, whole genome shotgun sequence genome:
- the LYP1 gene encoding lysine permease (EggNog:ENOG503NUN0; COG:E), translated as MVKDANEWPSPADSGVMDGGVTVEKKGPTGGDAESDQQGELQRTLSARHLNFIAIGGTIGTGFFLGSGTALLKAGPLGCLLSYLFVGTMLWSVMVSLGELSTYIPTAGAFSTYATRFVDPSLGFAVGWLYWFGWAITYALSLSASGLIIQYWNEDINIGIFIAVFFVIFTLVNYLPVGIYGELEMWLSSLKVITILGFIIFAICIAAGAGQQGVIGFKHWREQGPFVEHLVSGGVGKFVGFWAVMIQASFAYQGAELVGVAAGEARNPKKTVPSAIRTTFWGIMVMFVVTIFLLGMIVPSNDPTLKDQAANGSTNAKASPLVVAADLAGVPVLPHIINAVLLTAVLSAANSNVYSGSRVLLALAEEGLAPKILTKTNKHGIPIYAVAVTSAIGLLGFLNLSPAGGQEAFNWLLNISGVAGLTTWGSTCASLIGFRRALKAQNVPVSDLPYISKFQPFTAWYGLFFNILVALTQGFAVFIEWKTSDFFAAYISLILFAAFWIGHKLWYRQGFVHPAAADLFRGRYDSHEERDAADGKV; from the exons ATGGTCAAGGACGCAAACGAATGGCCGTCCCCGGCCGACTCGGGAGTCATGGACGGAGGTGTGAcggttgagaagaagggacCGACAGGCGGTGATGCCGAATCGGATCAGCAGGGAGAGCTGCAGAGGACCCTGTCGGCGAGGCATCTCAACTTTATCGCCATCGGCGGTACGATCGGGACGGGTTTCTTCCTGGGCAGCGGCACGGCGCTTTTGAAGGCTGGTCCGCTGGGGTGTCTGCTGTCTTATCTGTTTGTTGGGACCATGCTGTGGTCGGTCATGGTGAGCTTGGGCGAGTTGTCGACGTATATCCCTACAGCAGGTGCCTTTTCGACGTATGCGACGAGGTTTGTTGACCCAAGTTTGGGTTTTGCGGTTGGGTGGTTGTATTGGTTTGGCT GGGCTATCACGTACGCTCTTTCTCTCAGTGCATCGGGCTTGATTATTCAGTACTGGAACGAGGATATAAACATTGGCATTTTCATCGCTGTCTTTTTCGTCATCTTTACGCTGGTCAACTACCTCCCCGTTGGCATCTATGGCGAGCTCGAAATGTGGCTCTCGAGTTTGAAGGTCATCACCATTCTCGGCTtcatcatctttgccattTGCATCGCTGCCGGTGCCGGACAGCAGGGCGTGATTGGATTCAAGCACTGGAGGGAACAAGGTCCATTTGTCGAGCACTTGGTGTCGGGTGGTGTCGGGAAATTCGTCGGCTTTTGGGCAGTCATGATTCAGGCCTCGTTTGCGTACCAGGGAGCTGAGCTTGTCGGCGTGGCTGCCGGTGAGGCTCGCAACCCCAAGAAGACGGTTCCAAGTGCCATCCGGACTACCTTCTGGGGTATCATGGTCATGTTTGTCGTCACAATCTTTCTGCTCGGCATGATTGTGCCATCCAACGACCCAACCCTCAAGGACCAGGCTGCCAACGGGTCGACCAACGCCAAGGCCTCGCCTcttgtggttgctgctgacCTTGCCGGTGTCCCCGTCTTGCCgcacatcatcaacgccgtTCTGCTGACGGCTGTGCTGTCAGCTGCCAACTCCAACGTCTACTCGGGCAGCCGTGTGCTTCTTGCGCTCGCCGAGGAGGGTCTTGCTCCCAAGATCCTGACCAAGACCAACAAGCATGGTATTCCAATCTATGCCGTGGCCGTCACCTCGGCCATCGGCCTGCTCGGATTTTTGAACCTGTCACCCGCCGGAGGTCAGGAGGCCTTCAACTGGCTGCTCAACATCAGCGGTGTCGCCGGTCTTACCACCTGGGGAAGCACATGTGCCTCGTTGATTGGCTTCAGACGTGCGCTCAAGGCCCAAAACGTTCCCGTTTCCGACCTGCCCTACATCTCCAAGTTCCAGCCGTTCACCGCGTGGTACGGTCTCTTTTTCAACATCCTTGTCGCCTTGACCCAAGGCTTCGCCGTGTTCATCGAGTGGAAGACTAGCGACTTTTTTGCCGCCTACATCAGTCTCATCTTGTTTGCCGCCTTCTGGATCGGACACAAGCTCTGGTATAGGCAAGGTTTCGTCCACCCAGCTGCCGCCGACCTCTTCCGTGGGCGCTATGACTCGCACGAGGAGCGCGACGCGGCCGATGGAAAGGTGTAA